GGGAGCGGCGGAGTTGCTCAAGGCTATGGAAGAAGATTTACAGGGAACCATTCGATTGATTTTTCAGCCAGCTGAGGAAACCTCCCAAGGAGCCAGTCAAGTTCTGGCTACGGGTTTGCTGGATGATGTAGTTGCGATTATCGGTTTTCACAATATGCCCCAGTTAAAAGCTGGACAAATGGCCTTGAAGCCGGGAGTCGTGATGGCAGGCGTGGAAAAGTTTAAGGTGACTGTGGAGGGAGTCAGCAGCCATGCGGCTCGGCCGGACCTGGGAGTGGATACGGTGCTGACTCTGACTAGCATGATTCAAAATCTTCAAGCACTGGTTTCTCGGACTGTCTCGCCCTTTGAGCCAGTTGTTCTGTCTGTGACCCACATTGAGGCTGGGGCGACTTGGAATGTCTTGCCTCAAAATGGCTTCTTTGAAGGCACCATTCGTTGTTTTAACCCTGATTTGCAAAAGCGTTTGAAAGCAGATTTTATCCGTATTGTGGAGCATACGGCGGAGAATTTCGGTGCTAAGGTCACTATTGTCTGGGATCAGACTCCGCCAGTGACCTATAATGATCCAGAATTAGCCGAGCTTATTTTTAAAAATTCTCAAAATATCGGGGAGCTACTGCCTGCTCAGCCATCTTCAGCTGGCGAAGACTTTGCCTTTTATCAAGAAAAAATCCCTGGTGTCTTTGCTTTTATCGGCTCAAATGGTGCAGCAGATGCGCCTGACCTGCACCATGATAGCATGACGATTGACGATGCAGCCTTTCAGGTCTCTGTACCTTACTATGTCGAAAACGCCCTCTTCCTCCTCAAACACTATAAGAAATAACTATAGTCTTTCATAGAAAATAAGAACTAGGCAAGCTCCTCTTCTTTTGTTGTCATAGAAAAACAAGATTTCGATATTTTCAAATAGTTTGAATAATCGAATCGGTGATAAAGAAAATCTATCACCTTGATAAAAAAAATATAATGGTCAGGATTTTCGACTTTTGGTATGATAGAAACATGCTCTTTAGGAGGAGATAGAGATATGAATATTAAAAAAATATTGAAATATACTGCCACTGCTGTGGTAGGAAGTCTTGCAGTTGGGCTGCTTGTAGCCTGCTCGTCTTCTGCAAGTAAAGATAGTACTACAAAGAAAAAGACGATTGAAGTCGGAACGGTTGGAACAACCAAGCCTTTCTCTTATGAGGATAAGGACGGAAAACTAACTGGTTACGAAATTGAAGTGCTTCGTGAAATCTTTAAAGGTTCAGATAAGTACGAAGTCAACTTCAACAAAACCAAATGGGCTTCTGTTTTCTCTGGCTTGGACAGTGACCGCTACCAAATTGGTGCCAATAACATCAGTTATTCAGAAGACCGTGCTGGTAAATACCTCTATACCAAC
Above is a window of Streptococcus cristatus ATCC 51100 DNA encoding:
- a CDS encoding amidohydrolase yields the protein MKKYYDKLVKTRHYLHQHPELSGQEYETTAFLSRYLQDLGIKILDSGLETGLIAEIGQGDPVIALRADIDALPILEKTDLPYASQNPGVMHACGHDFHQTSLLGAAELLKAMEEDLQGTIRLIFQPAEETSQGASQVLATGLLDDVVAIIGFHNMPQLKAGQMALKPGVVMAGVEKFKVTVEGVSSHAARPDLGVDTVLTLTSMIQNLQALVSRTVSPFEPVVLSVTHIEAGATWNVLPQNGFFEGTIRCFNPDLQKRLKADFIRIVEHTAENFGAKVTIVWDQTPPVTYNDPELAELIFKNSQNIGELLPAQPSSAGEDFAFYQEKIPGVFAFIGSNGAADAPDLHHDSMTIDDAAFQVSVPYYVENALFLLKHYKK